Genomic window (Electrophorus electricus isolate fEleEle1 chromosome 25, fEleEle1.pri, whole genome shotgun sequence):
AGGTTTCAATTAAATGCTTTCATCCATTCATATTTGTCAAAAGCTAATATTGGCAAGTAtgattaaacaattatttaacttttttttgtagTAGTGTCATGAACGGTGGTTCACATTGCTTTGttcataataataaagataaagCAACAACATAAATATTTCTCATGAAATATCAACAGGTCTTGAGTTGAGAAAAATGTCTTCCCTGGTGTGTCTGGTTAAAGTGTTCTATGCTTCATTAAAAATAAGTATGTTAATGAAAAATACAATATGGTTAGTTGGTTAATGAACCCAGAATCTGGATAGATGGCCAAAATTATATCAGTGGTGTCTACACTGAGGGGAAATGTTAACAGTTAATTCTACATGCAGTTGGGGTAACAAAATCAATGCCAGTGGCCCAAAAGGATTCATTCTCTAAGAAACCTGATATGGAGTTTGTCTGGGTAGATATAAACAACCAATCGATTTCTCCTGACTCACTGATCTGTGGTGATGTTATGAGAGGCTCCAATGGTGATAGACACTGACTCCTCATAAAAAGATGACTGTGTACACTGACTGTGAGCTCACCTTATTTTGACTTCcactgtgtttaattaaaaatggtTGTTTGTGAATGCATGAAGGCAGCTCTCCATCTCTGTGCACGGGTGGCAGGTGCCGTCAGAGGACTCGGTTGGGCTGCTGTCCGAGCCTCAGGTGGCCATGTTCTGCGGGAAACTCAACATGCACATCAACGTCCAGAGCGGCAAGTGGGAGCCTGACCCGACTGGCACAAAGAGCTGTATTGGCACCAAAGAAGGCATTCTGCAGTACTGCCAGGAGGTACAGCGCGGGCAATGGGCACAAGGAGATACAAAGAGGGGAAAATGGGAAATGATGGGAAGAAAATGTTGAGAGCAATGGCAGCAGAAAGGTCTTAATATGGATGTAACAGAATGGGATTACCGTAGATTAGGTTAACGACTTTGCTtcacagtatttcagggcataatattttactttttttataaGCAGATAATCATAAGGAAATTGCAttcagcattttaattttaaatagaaGTGGTGACCCAAAGCAATGGGATTCAAGTACTTCAAGTAGGTACAAGTAATGCATTGCCTTTCAGCCTGTGACTGGTATTGTAATTTAGAGCATTGTGCTAGCAGGGTCATTATTGTAACATTGTAGCAGAGCGGGGTCATCACTGTAACAAAAGGGTCATTACCATAAAACAGTAGTAGAAGGTTCATTATTGTAACACTAGTGGCATGATCATTACTGTAACACTGTAGTAGCAGGGGCATTACTGTAACATTAGTGGCATGATCATTACTGTAACACTGTCATAGCTGGGTCATTACTGTAGCACTGTAGTAGCAGGGTCATTTCTGTAACACTAGTGGCAGGGTCATTTCTGTAACACTGTAGTGGCAGGGTCATTTCTGTAACACTGTAGTGGTAGGGTCATTTCAGATACACATGTTGCTAACCTGCTTGTTGTTGCTGGTGTAGGTGTACCCTGACCTGCAGATCACTAATGTAGTGGAAGCCAACCAGCCCGTTAGCATACAGAACTGGTGCAGGAAAGGCCGCCGTCAGTGTCGCAGCCACACACATATCGTAGTGCCCTACCGCTGCCTgggtgagtgtatatatgtgtgtgtgtgtgtgtgtgtgtgtgtgtgtgtgtgtgtgtgtgtgtgtgtgtgtgtgtgtgtgtgtgtgtgtgtatttactttAGGATTGCCCATCAGCATGATCCTGTCACAGCACATTGTCATTCTTTGGGTATTAACCTGGATATCTGGAACATTAAAGTATTGCCTTTAGGGTGGATATATGTGCTTTTATTGTCGGGGCGCACCATCTGTCTGCCTGGGAAATGGAGCCATCTATAACAGAATGTTCCTCGGATGATATCACTGCTTTCTCACGTACTGATAGGAGAGAGCTCTGCTTTGTCACATGGCCAGTTCTTTACAGTCCTACGCATTTTTCAGCTtcgtgtatggatgtgtgtgtgcttgcgtcaGTCTCAGGAGATACGTGCGTTGTGTCCCagtacatttgtgtttgtgttcactaGACGGAGAGTTTGTGAGCGATGCCCTTCTGGTCCCTGATAAGTGCAAGTTCCTGCACCAGGAGCGGATGGACATGTGTGAAGGCCACCTGTACTGGCACACTGTGGCCAAAGAGGTAGGAGTCTACTGCAGGTGTTTCACAAATGTACCCGCGCATGGGCTTAGGAAAATTGAAGTCCGCTTCTTGCACAAGTCACCCCTATGCGGCCTTTTTAGCCCGTGAGGTCTTTCTACTTATAGCTCTTATACAGTGATGACTCAGCACCTCCCCAACCCCCTTTCCTCCCtgaactctctccctctctccctgcagtCCTGCGGCGATCGGTCCATGAACCTCCACGAATTTGGGATGCTGTTGCCATGCGGCATTGACCGTTTCCGCGGCGTGGAGTTTGTGTGCTGCCCCGTGGATGAGCAGAGACTCTCCGACGGCGAGGAGCGTGTGTCAGATGTCTCAGATGTGTGGTGGGGAGGTGCCGAGACGGAGTACGGTGacaggtgtgcacacacaccatgcaaaaGAGGAACAAAGATGCACATGAGTGCATGCACAccgcacacaaaaacatacacccacccacatataCCCAATCACATAcgggtgtgcgtgcgcgcgcgcgtgcacacacacacacacacacacacaaaaaagcacacacggacattaaaacatgaaacatagCTATGTAAATACATTGCCCATGCACTTACTCAGAGGCACCCCTATTCCCTGCTAAACTCATGTGCTATGATTTTGCCTGTGCTCACAGCAGAAGAACCTGTTCCTACAGAAGCTCATTAGCTGGCTCAGGTTTAGAGCTGGAGCTAAATATCGTAGACATCTCTAGGAGCTGCTTCAACGTCTTAACAGACGCTGCAGAGTGAGTGTTCCCCGAGGTGGGAATGCGCTTCACTCAGATGTGTTCTGTCACAGCGCGCCCCGGCAAGCCCCCACAGAAGCGCAGGAGCCTGAGCCAGCCGCCGCCGCCGCAGAGGACGACGAGGAAGTGGGCGACGATGAAGACGAGGCCTGGGAcgacgaggacgaggacgaggacgGTGACGGTGTGGAGGACGCCGACGAGGAAGACGACGAGGACGAAGAGGCTACTGGCGAGCATGACGCCAACGAGCAAGCCTCAAACGTCGCTATGACGACCACCACGACTACGACCACTGAGTCTATAGAAGAGGTGGTCCGAGGTAGGGTTGCATGTGGACTCCCACACACTAActgagtgtgtatatacagaaCCGGTTATGCTGCCTCATTTGTGCACGTGTTTGACAGGTATTGTAACAGATATTTCACTTATTATAATGAGCCTTTTGTGTTCTCTAGGCTTTTGTGCTTTTATCCACAGGAGATGACATTTGGTGTACAAATGACCTAACAGGGATCCTTTTGTTTACGATATCTGTGCATTCGAGCCATCGAATCTGTCTTGTTCAGcacgtgggagtgtgtgtgagccagtGATGTGCGTGCATAGCACGTTAGAGTGTGTGTCAGCCAGTTATGTGCGTGCATagcacagagagtgtgtgtgcaagccaAAGCTCGAGTCCTGTTCTCATGGTCCTGTTCATGAGGGCTCCCAAGGCTTTAACCTCTGATACCAGAACAGTGTGCCATTTTCTCATAACAAGGTGTTTAATTAATGCAGCACCTTTCTCCTACTGGAGGTCGCTGTACCcgccaaaatacacacaaaaaatgttgGACTAACATCAAATGAAGCAGAAGAGTGAAGgtgaaaaaaatgtgtaaagctGGACCTTAAAAGCAGAACGTGGGAGGTTAAGACACTGGTTCCAGACGCCATTTTCACtgctttatgtttttattagctCTTCGATTTTAGCTCTTCATAAAGCACTGTGTTGGAAGTTTATTTGCAAAATCATATTTACTGTCATATCATGATGTGACCCTATCCATATGACCTTTGTTTACATCTTTTAGTTTGATATATATGTCAGTGTGAACGCTACATGAGCCAGGACTAAACTGTTTGGTCAGAGTAACAGTTAGATTGAAGACCATGATCAGAAGGACAACGTAAATGAAAAAGTCGGCGCACGGACCAGTCCCTGGCAGAGGCCACGAAAGACACATTTATATTTCCCGATTATTTATatcaaataaattttatttatttaaaattgattAATTAGCAGATAAACCAGTCCTGGTCGTGGCTTGTAAATTTTAAACACTGTTGCTGCCAGTGTCTGCCTTGGCCTAGGATCGGATCTGCGGGGCCTTGACTTCAGctttggcatgtgtgtgctggaccacgtgtgtatacatgtgtgacATGTGTCTCCCCCGGGCAGAGGCATGCTGGGCCCCAGCGCGCAGGGGTCCATGCCGTGCCTCAATGCCCCGCTGGTACTTTGTGGCTGAGAGGGGCCACTGCGCGCCCTTCACCTTCGGCGGCTGCGGCGGAAACCGCAATAACTTTGAGTCGGAGGAGTACTGCATGGCCGTGTGCAGCAGCAGCGTGCGTAAGTGCGCCCGCCCCGCCCTCGCCCCGCAGAGATGGTCCGCCTCCCGCCTcgtctcccactgtctctgcctgtctgccgCCTCATGCCCACTGGGGGCATGGACTACTCCAGCGTGAGGTGCCCACCTGGAGGGCGCCGGCCTTAACGCACGCTTGCTCTGGAATGTTTTTCTGTAGATGGAAGAATGTGACGTTGTTGTCTACCTCCGTGACCTTGGGCCGGCGGGTGACTGAGTTCGTGTCCTAACCTGCTGAGGTCTGCAGCTTGTCTGTGCAATGACCCCTCTTGTTTGTCACACTCGGCTGGCCCCTGCGGGGGCGGGGAGGTCCACGGCCCAAGGGCAGCCGTGGCTCGGCTGGTCTGACCAGTCTGTAGCAGCTGCCCGCAGGTCCGAGGTTTCTGTGCAGTTAAGCACAAAGCTGGCCTCTGTGAAAGATTGGCAGCTTCAGCTCCGTCCAGCACTGCACTGCTCCCAAAACCCACAGACAACCATCTCgcctccacacactcactctgactTACTCAGAAACGTTAAAGGTTATagtccaccccccccacacacacacacacactcacacagatactCTCCTCCTTCACAGTTAGAGGTTACAGACAGTTAGAGGTTACAGGAAGCACACATAACAATACAccccttctccctttctcattGGTCTGCATGTCCAGTAGGAGGCGCTTGAGAAGGCAGAGCTCTCGTCTGTCCACCCTGCTTTGTTCCACTAACAGCCATGATGCCTGCTGCTCTACTTAACTTTtagttttttgtggttttttgtttatttaaaaaaaaaaaaacattcttgtAGGACTGCTACCTTTTTAACAATTTGGCTTTCAAACTTTcctatttgaataaaaaaatggtctcagtgtgtgttctcCGAGTATGATGAGGATAATCTTACACTGGGGGTCTTCTCACCCCAGTGCCCACCTTGGCTCCAAGTCCTCCGGATTCCGTTAGCCACTACCTCCAGGCTCCAGGAGTTGTGAACGAGCACACTCACTTCCAGAGGGCCAAGGAGCAACTGGAGGCCAAACACAGGGAGAGGATGTCTCAGGTGAGCACCACCGAAGAAGAGGAATGACACGGGCGGCAGGAATAATGATTCCGTGGCTAAGGTAATGGGgtcatctttctccctcttatCTAGGTGATGAAGGAATGGGGTGAAGCCGAAAGGCAGGTGAAGAGTCTTCCCCGCGCTGACAAGAAGGCCGTCATTCAGGTCATTATTGTGCCTGCGGCGTGAACGCGACTGCTTATTGATGTATTGATTAACAAATGCACTGATAACTTTCTGGTTAACAGCTTACCAGTAATTCACTGGCTTGGATGGATTAGGTGTATTAAGGCTTAGAGCCTAAACTTCCTACGCATGCAAGTACATCTGTTTGACAGTGCTGAGAGCAATATACAGGCATTAGGTTTTAATGTGAGGACtgtggcctctgtgtgtgtgtgtgtgtgtgtgtgggtgtgggtgtgtgtgtgtgtgcacgtgcacagcATTTCCAGGAGAAGGTGGAGGCACTGGAGCTGGAGGCGGCTAACGAGAGGCAGCAGTTAGTGGAGACTCACCTCGCTCGGGTGGAGGGTCTGCTCAATGAACGCTGCCGCCTGGCACTAGACAGCTTCCTAACTGCCCTGCAGGCTGACCAGCcccgggtacacacacacacacacacacacacacacacacacaaaagtatgCATGAAGACACAAGCTCAGCCCCAGACACACAGCCTATAATTGTATCgcactgttgtatgtgtgtCCATGCTCACCAGCGCCCTCACCTGGTTGGCTAACAGCAGTAacacttcccccccccccccccccccacacacacagcctcgcCAGGTGTTCGGCTTGTTCAAGAAGTACGTGCGCGCGGAGCAGAAGGACATGCAGCATGCCCTCAAACACTTTGAACATGTGCGCAAGGTGGACCCCAAGAAAGCTTCACAGATCCGTCCCCAGGTACGTCAGTCACTCCCGCCTCCAGGCCCAGGTGGGCCATCTTAGTCTCCCCCTAGcgtggagtcagtgtgtgtgacctcttaACCCATGCCCCACAGATGCTGGCGCACCTGCAAGCAATTGATGAACGCCTAAACGAAAGTCTCGCCAGTCTCTACAAGGTCCCTCGGGTGGCCGGTGAAATCCAGGACCAAGTAGGTGGGTGCAGTGGGTCTCACTCTAGCAATGAGGCGGTTGTTTTGCAGATTATGTTTGCTGTACtgactctcttctctctctctcctctttccccaGTGGTGCTGATGCAGCGGGTGCAGGCGGAGGTCACTCAGCAGCTCTCTTCCCTGCAGACGGACATGAGGGTGAGCTACGGTAACGACGCCCTGATGCCCGACCTGCCCGACAGCACCACCCCACTGGACGTGCTGCCTCCAGAGCAGGACGGCCTAGGCTTCGTCTACCCCAAGGGCTTCAACCAGGCCAACACCGACAACCATGGTACCCAGTGCCTGAAGCCCAcagccataaacacacacaaacaggcagttGCACAACTCCAGCAGGGCCTTTAAAGCGCCTTGTTTACTGCGCCTTGTACCATAATCACACAGAGAGACGGAAACAGCCGCTCACACCACCAACGCCATCATCATCAGTGTTTTGTCAATCATtgcacacagaacagcagtCACTGACCCAGCGAGGGCCAAGTCCAAGGACAGAAACGTGTTTGGTAATtgacttgttttctttgctgttctCAGTTGAACCTGTAGATGCACGCCCAGCACCAGATAGGGGGCTTCCCACACGAGCTGGTTAGTGCTCGTTCTATCATGGCTATGGGCTAAACATCAGTTGAGCAATCTTTTTTTGTCAAGGATTCATTGTGCATTATctttctcattgtgtgtgtgtgtgtgtgtgtgtgtgtgtgtgtgtgtgtgtgtgtgtgtgtgtgtgtgtagtgtctggcCTGAAACCAGAAGAAATGCCAGAGGTGCGGATGGACAGTGAAGAGAGGCGCAGTGCCGGATATGAAGTACATCACCAGAAACTGGTAAACCACACTCTCACAGTTTGTTCCCCGGTACAAACTCTTAACGCACTTTACCTGCTTAGCAATATAAAGCATGAAGTGTGGAAGTAAAAACTGGAAACATAAAGCACACATAAAGGGAATTTAACAGAGGTTTCCCTTTACAAAAATACAGTGGCATTTAACAGGCAACAGTGGAATGAGTTTGTAGGAGTGGATGACTGACGAACACCATGTCCATTCAGGTGTTCTTCGCCGAGGATGTGGGCTCCAATAAGGGAGCCATCATTGGCCTAATGGTGGGAGGGGTGGTCATAGCAACCATCATTGTCATCACCCTGGTGATGCTGAGGAAGAAGCAGTATACCTCCATCCACCATGGAGTCATAGAGGTGCTCTTTCTGCTTTGTGTGCACATGGTAGTAAACGATATGAATTGCACGTCTACATGGGTCACTGCATGCCTTTCATTTTCAGGTCGACGCTGCCGTGACCCCGGAAGAGCGCCACCTCACTAGGATGCAGCAGAATGGATATGAGAACCCCACCTATAAGTTCTTTGAGCAGATGCAGAACTAAAGGTTGTCTACAGCAGCCAgtgcaccccccccctcccccctccacatcaggacagaaaacacaggcCCTTCATGCACACTAGTGGTGAactctgttgccatggagatgagTGTGGCTCCTGCCACCCAACCATTTCATCCAATTACCGATGAGCACTCAGTTTGCACAGAAAACCGATGCGTCATTCTCCGTCATCCAGCCATATGATTGtttgtccgtctgtctgtctggatgcCCCTATGCTCTGCCCCCTCCACCTGTCAGTCATGCCTTGGACCAAACCCGACACCTTTCCCACTGTTtgtccctcccccctcccagcCTTGCGCCTGGTTCCTCGGCTCTAAGCCTGTTCCAGGGCTCGTGCTTTCTCTCCTGCCCCATcgtctcctcccctcctccatctccctGGCTTCCCGGCGTCTGCCCCAGGTATCCAGAGGACAGCCATGCCAGGCTCGAGTCTGAGACTCCAGTCACCAAGACAGCCAGAAGCCAATAATGTACTCCTCACTGAGCTTTCATTTCAGGACCAGTCTGTCCATCCAGGTCTGTTTTtccagaaaaatatttttaaaatggaaaaaaaaaagctataaactatataaatgcatatatatcaCTTAAGGagataatgaaaatgaatgtttagtttttttattttgagtgtAATAATGCATTGAAATAAGGCAGAAAATAGCTGTTTCCATTTAGTGCATGGCGATTACGACAGAGAGGTTTCAGATTCTCCCACACGTATCCTCTCTCATGTAGAGATTTTAGCAGGATtgtacattttagtgttttcttGTGATCATGTAATTTTAAAGAATAGAAAACTCCAAATCGGTTTGAAGCTTTGTTGTCAGAGACATGCTTTAAATGAAgttagtgctttttttttttttttaaaggcgccataacatgcacacacgcgcgcacacacacacacacatcagctgcaTGGGGCTGGAGAAACTATGTAATTTGACGTGTAATATAAGCCTAAGTGTTTTGGTGGCATTCTATGCACTTTGAAGTTTGTCTTTTTTGAAGGGCCGTCCCTCTGATCAGTTTAATTCCACAGCAAGAGTAAGTAAGAAGTAGTGGAGCTTCAGCACTTCAATATACTCGGTGTGGGACAGAGGATTATAATCCCAGTTTCCTATTTGCgctggtctgtgtctgtgatatTCACAAACACCGAACAGGACATCGGCCCCGCACCTTTTCTCCCGCTCCTCCGCTT
Coding sequences:
- the appb gene encoding amyloid beta (A4) precursor protein b isoform X2, giving the protein MGDRTAFLLFIVATSSLAVEVPSEDSVGLLSEPQVAMFCGKLNMHINVQSGKWEPDPTGTKSCIGTKEGILQYCQEVYPDLQITNVVEANQPVSIQNWCRKGRRQCRSHTHIVVPYRCLDGEFVSDALLVPDKCKFLHQERMDMCEGHLYWHTVAKESCGDRSMNLHEFGMLLPCGIDRFRGVEFVCCPVDEQRLSDGEERVSDVSDVWWGGAETEYGDSAPRQAPTEAQEPEPAAAAAEDDEEVGDDEDEAWDDEDEDEDGDGVEDADEEDDEDEEATGEHDANEQASNVAMTTTTTTTTESIEEVVREACWAPARRGPCRASMPRWYFVAERGHCAPFTFGGCGGNRNNFESEEYCMAVCSSSVLPTLAPSPPDSVSHYLQAPGVVNEHTHFQRAKEQLEAKHRERMSQVMKEWGEAERQVKSLPRADKKAVIQHFQEKVEALELEAANERQQLVETHLARVEGLLNERCRLALDSFLTALQADQPRPRQVFGLFKKYVRAEQKDMQHALKHFEHVRKVDPKKASQIRPQMLAHLQAIDERLNESLASLYKVPRVAGEIQDQVVVLMQRVQAEVTQQLSSLQTDMRVSYGNDALMPDLPDSTTPLDVLPPEQDGLGFVYPKGFNQANTDNHVEPVDARPAPDRGLPTRAVSGLKPEEMPEVRMDSEERRSAGYEVHHQKLVFFAEDVGSNKGAIIGLMVGGVVIATIIVITLVMLRKKQYTSIHHGVIEVDAAVTPEERHLTRMQQNGYENPTYKFFEQMQN
- the appb gene encoding amyloid beta (A4) precursor protein b isoform X3, translating into MVLGERCVGLGEMLLDRKQDGVDELRRFLNYSSVPSEDSVGLLSEPQVAMFCGKLNMHINVQSGKWEPDPTGTKSCIGTKEGILQYCQEVYPDLQITNVVEANQPVSIQNWCRKGRRQCRSHTHIVVPYRCLDGEFVSDALLVPDKCKFLHQERMDMCEGHLYWHTVAKESCGDRSMNLHEFGMLLPCGIDRFRGVEFVCCPVDEQRLSDGEERVSDVSDVWWGGAETEYGDSAPRQAPTEAQEPEPAAAAAEDDEEVGDDEDEAWDDEDEDEDGDGVEDADEEDDEDEEATGEHDANEQASNVAMTTTTTTTTESIEEVVREACWAPARRGPCRASMPRWYFVAERGHCAPFTFGGCGGNRNNFESEEYCMAVCSSSVLPTLAPSPPDSVSHYLQAPGVVNEHTHFQRAKEQLEAKHRERMSQVMKEWGEAERQVKSLPRADKKAVIQHFQEKVEALELEAANERQQLVETHLARVEGLLNERCRLALDSFLTALQADQPRPRQVFGLFKKYVRAEQKDMQHALKHFEHVRKVDPKKASQIRPQMLAHLQAIDERLNESLASLYKVPRVAGEIQDQVVVLMQRVQAEVTQQLSSLQTDMRVSYGNDALMPDLPDSTTPLDVLPPEQDGLGFVYPKGFNQANTDNHVSGLKPEEMPEVRMDSEERRSAGYEVHHQKLVFFAEDVGSNKGAIIGLMVGGVVIATIIVITLVMLRKKQYTSIHHGVIEVDAAVTPEERHLTRMQQNGYENPTYKFFEQMQN
- the appb gene encoding amyloid beta (A4) precursor protein b isoform X4, whose protein sequence is MVLGERCVGLGEMLLDRKQDGVDELRRFLNYSSVPSEDSVGLLSEPQVAMFCGKLNMHINVQSGKWEPDPTGTKSCIGTKEGILQYCQEVYPDLQITNVVEANQPVSIQNWCRKGRRQCRSHTHIVVPYRCLDGEFVSDALLVPDKCKFLHQERMDMCEGHLYWHTVAKESCGDRSMNLHEFGMLLPCGIDRFRGVEFVCCPVDEQRLSDGEERVSDVSDVWWGGAETEYGDSAPRQAPTEAQEPEPAAAAAEDDEEVGDDEDEAWDDEDEDEDGDGVEDADEEDDEDEEATGEHDANEQASNVAMTTTTTTTTESIEEVVRVPTLAPSPPDSVSHYLQAPGVVNEHTHFQRAKEQLEAKHRERMSQVMKEWGEAERQVKSLPRADKKAVIQHFQEKVEALELEAANERQQLVETHLARVEGLLNERCRLALDSFLTALQADQPRPRQVFGLFKKYVRAEQKDMQHALKHFEHVRKVDPKKASQIRPQMLAHLQAIDERLNESLASLYKVPRVAGEIQDQVVVLMQRVQAEVTQQLSSLQTDMRVSYGNDALMPDLPDSTTPLDVLPPEQDGLGFVYPKGFNQANTDNHVEPVDARPAPDRGLPTRAVSGLKPEEMPEVRMDSEERRSAGYEVHHQKLVFFAEDVGSNKGAIIGLMVGGVVIATIIVITLVMLRKKQYTSIHHGVIEVDAAVTPEERHLTRMQQNGYENPTYKFFEQMQN
- the appb gene encoding amyloid beta (A4) precursor protein b isoform X1 — encoded protein: MVLGERCVGLGEMLLDRKQDGVDELRRFLNYSSVPSEDSVGLLSEPQVAMFCGKLNMHINVQSGKWEPDPTGTKSCIGTKEGILQYCQEVYPDLQITNVVEANQPVSIQNWCRKGRRQCRSHTHIVVPYRCLDGEFVSDALLVPDKCKFLHQERMDMCEGHLYWHTVAKESCGDRSMNLHEFGMLLPCGIDRFRGVEFVCCPVDEQRLSDGEERVSDVSDVWWGGAETEYGDSAPRQAPTEAQEPEPAAAAAEDDEEVGDDEDEAWDDEDEDEDGDGVEDADEEDDEDEEATGEHDANEQASNVAMTTTTTTTTESIEEVVREACWAPARRGPCRASMPRWYFVAERGHCAPFTFGGCGGNRNNFESEEYCMAVCSSSVLPTLAPSPPDSVSHYLQAPGVVNEHTHFQRAKEQLEAKHRERMSQVMKEWGEAERQVKSLPRADKKAVIQHFQEKVEALELEAANERQQLVETHLARVEGLLNERCRLALDSFLTALQADQPRPRQVFGLFKKYVRAEQKDMQHALKHFEHVRKVDPKKASQIRPQMLAHLQAIDERLNESLASLYKVPRVAGEIQDQVVVLMQRVQAEVTQQLSSLQTDMRVSYGNDALMPDLPDSTTPLDVLPPEQDGLGFVYPKGFNQANTDNHVEPVDARPAPDRGLPTRAVSGLKPEEMPEVRMDSEERRSAGYEVHHQKLVFFAEDVGSNKGAIIGLMVGGVVIATIIVITLVMLRKKQYTSIHHGVIEVDAAVTPEERHLTRMQQNGYENPTYKFFEQMQN
- the appb gene encoding amyloid beta (A4) precursor protein b isoform X5 — translated: MGDRTAFLLFIVATSSLAVEVPSEDSVGLLSEPQVAMFCGKLNMHINVQSGKWEPDPTGTKSCIGTKEGILQYCQEVYPDLQITNVVEANQPVSIQNWCRKGRRQCRSHTHIVVPYRCLDGEFVSDALLVPDKCKFLHQERMDMCEGHLYWHTVAKESCGDRSMNLHEFGMLLPCGIDRFRGVEFVCCPVDEQRLSDGEERVSDVSDVWWGGAETEYGDSAPRQAPTEAQEPEPAAAAAEDDEEVGDDEDEAWDDEDEDEDGDGVEDADEEDDEDEEATGEHDANEQASNVAMTTTTTTTTESIEEVVRVPTLAPSPPDSVSHYLQAPGVVNEHTHFQRAKEQLEAKHRERMSQVMKEWGEAERQVKSLPRADKKAVIQHFQEKVEALELEAANERQQLVETHLARVEGLLNERCRLALDSFLTALQADQPRPRQVFGLFKKYVRAEQKDMQHALKHFEHVRKVDPKKASQIRPQMLAHLQAIDERLNESLASLYKVPRVAGEIQDQVVVLMQRVQAEVTQQLSSLQTDMRVSYGNDALMPDLPDSTTPLDVLPPEQDGLGFVYPKGFNQANTDNHVEPVDARPAPDRGLPTRAVSGLKPEEMPEVRMDSEERRSAGYEVHHQKLVFFAEDVGSNKGAIIGLMVGGVVIATIIVITLVMLRKKQYTSIHHGVIEVDAAVTPEERHLTRMQQNGYENPTYKFFEQMQN